From Rhodopseudomonas palustris, a single genomic window includes:
- a CDS encoding aminotransferase class I/II-fold pyridoxal phosphate-dependent enzyme: MALSASTSPARAAGSVDATGQSERSPFARLTELLAPYQPGQSLINLSVGEPQHPVPDFVGAVLARHTAEFGRYPLAKGIEPFRQAASSWLTSRFALDRAPDPESEVLVLNGSREGLFLAAIAAARYVPKRDGTPAILMPNPFYPAYAAGARAAGCEAVFLPTTLGNGFLPDLDGLDEATLKRTVAIYLASPANPQGSVASRDYFVRLKQLADRYGFMILSDECYSEIYTQIAPCSALQAAGSDFSNVVVFQSLSKRSNLPGMRVGFVAGDAGFLKAYHELRNVAAPQVPIPLQHVAVAAYSDEAHVEENRRLYRLKFDLADQILGARYGYRRPAGGFCLWLDVSAHGGDEAAAVKLFKDGGVRVVPGSYLARTQSDGSNPGAGYIRIAMVQDSETTAEALHRLVRILG; this comes from the coding sequence ATGGCTTTGTCCGCTTCCACCTCACCGGCGCGTGCGGCCGGCAGCGTCGACGCTACCGGGCAGAGCGAGCGCTCGCCGTTCGCGCGGCTGACCGAACTGCTGGCGCCGTATCAGCCGGGCCAAAGCCTGATCAATCTGTCGGTCGGGGAACCGCAACATCCGGTACCCGACTTCGTCGGCGCGGTGCTGGCGCGTCACACCGCCGAATTCGGCCGCTATCCGCTCGCCAAAGGCATCGAGCCGTTCCGACAAGCTGCGTCGTCGTGGCTGACGAGTCGCTTCGCGCTCGATCGCGCGCCCGATCCCGAGAGCGAAGTGCTGGTGCTGAACGGCAGCCGCGAAGGGTTGTTTCTCGCCGCGATTGCGGCTGCGCGCTACGTGCCCAAGCGCGACGGCACGCCGGCGATCCTGATGCCCAATCCGTTCTATCCGGCCTATGCGGCGGGCGCCCGCGCCGCCGGCTGCGAAGCGGTGTTCCTGCCGACGACGCTTGGTAACGGCTTCTTGCCGGATCTCGATGGGCTCGACGAAGCGACGCTGAAACGCACGGTGGCGATCTATCTGGCATCACCGGCGAACCCGCAAGGCTCGGTCGCCTCGCGCGATTACTTCGTGCGGCTGAAGCAGCTCGCCGATCGCTATGGCTTCATGATCCTCAGCGACGAGTGCTACTCGGAGATCTACACCCAGATCGCGCCCTGCAGCGCGCTGCAGGCTGCGGGTTCGGACTTCTCCAACGTCGTCGTCTTCCAATCGCTGTCGAAGCGATCGAACCTGCCCGGGATGCGGGTCGGCTTCGTCGCCGGCGATGCGGGCTTTCTCAAAGCCTATCACGAGCTGCGCAACGTCGCGGCGCCGCAGGTGCCGATCCCGCTGCAGCACGTCGCGGTCGCCGCTTACTCCGATGAAGCCCATGTCGAGGAGAACCGGCGTCTGTACCGGCTCAAATTCGATCTGGCCGATCAGATCCTCGGCGCACGTTACGGTTATCGGCGTCCCGCCGGCGGCTTCTGTCTGTGGCTCGACGTGTCCGCACATGGCGGCGACGAAGCCGCAGCGGTGAAGCTGTTCAAGGACGGCGGCGTCCGCGTGGTGCCGGGCAGCTATCTGGCGCGGACGCAGAGCGACGGCAGCAATCCGGGCGCGGGTTATATCCGGATCGCGATGGTGCAGGACAGCGAAACGACGGCAGAGGCGCTGCATCGCTTGGTGCGGATCCTCGGATGA
- a CDS encoding DNA translocase FtsK, whose amino-acid sequence MSMPAIERAFPLVGHLPPSIREVLARRLRELAGFGLIAVAAVAAAALATWSVQDPSLSHATSRRIHNLLGYPGAIGADLAMQILGLGAIGLLMPVAVWGWRMLNHRPFDRTALRMGTWFLCTICAAGFASSFPHDTAWPLPTGLGGVVGDALVRAPSLVFGPGLIFRVILSFILGVATLATFLIASGFGSREREPDETSADDDLPLEDEEETDRGSVSLGWLVHAVLSAKARLWRLLKLSYRGLVSSAPAAGKQTFERQEPRLGGRAAPPIAPEVDHRDDYEPEPVDEIEDEDDEEEEAPPVARAPRKKAAPKPAAKKARFDLPSVNVLSAPKASDRQPLSKSELEANSRALEGVLQDFGVRGEIIKASPGPVVTLYELEPAPGIKSSRVIGLSDDIARSMSALSARVAVVPGRNAIGIELPNAHREKVYLRELLSVKDSNETVHKLPLCLGKNIGGESIIVDLARMPHLLIAGTTGSGKSVAINTMILSLVYRLRPDQCRLIMVDPKMLELSVYDGIPHLLTPVVTDPKKAVVALKWAVREMEERYKRMAKLGVRNIDGYNTRLGEAKARGEELTRTVHTGFDKETGKAIYEEEKLDLEPLPYIVIIVDEMADLMMVAGKDIEGAVQRLAQMARAAGLHVILATQRPSVDVITGTIKANFPTRISFQVTSKIDSRTILGEMGAEQLLGQGDMLYMAGGGRISRVHGPFVSDEEVEKVVKHLKAQGAPEYLEAVTAEEPAEGEDGAVFDATGMGGDGGGDLFQQAVAIVKRDRKASTSYIQRRLQIGYNRAASLMERMELEGIVGQANHAGKREILVAEEDSNF is encoded by the coding sequence ATGAGCATGCCGGCGATCGAACGAGCATTCCCCCTGGTCGGTCACCTGCCGCCCTCGATACGCGAGGTCCTGGCGAGGCGGCTGCGCGAGCTCGCCGGTTTCGGCCTGATCGCAGTGGCCGCGGTGGCGGCGGCTGCGCTCGCCACCTGGTCGGTGCAGGACCCGAGCCTCAGCCATGCGACGTCGCGGCGCATCCATAATCTGCTGGGCTATCCCGGCGCGATCGGCGCCGACCTGGCGATGCAGATCCTCGGTCTAGGCGCGATCGGACTGTTGATGCCGGTCGCGGTGTGGGGTTGGCGGATGCTCAACCACCGGCCGTTCGATCGCACCGCGCTGCGGATGGGCACCTGGTTCCTGTGCACGATCTGCGCCGCCGGCTTCGCCTCATCGTTTCCGCACGACACCGCCTGGCCGCTGCCGACCGGGCTCGGCGGCGTGGTGGGCGACGCGCTGGTGCGGGCGCCGTCGCTGGTGTTCGGCCCGGGCCTGATCTTCCGGGTCATCCTCAGCTTCATCCTCGGCGTTGCAACGCTGGCGACGTTTCTGATCGCCAGCGGATTCGGCTCCCGCGAACGCGAACCCGACGAGACGTCCGCCGACGACGATCTGCCACTCGAGGACGAAGAGGAAACCGACCGCGGCTCGGTGTCGCTCGGCTGGCTGGTGCATGCGGTGCTGAGCGCCAAGGCGCGGCTGTGGCGGCTGCTGAAGCTGTCCTATCGCGGCTTGGTCAGCAGCGCGCCCGCCGCCGGCAAGCAGACGTTCGAGCGGCAGGAGCCGCGGCTCGGCGGCCGCGCCGCGCCGCCGATCGCTCCCGAGGTCGATCACCGCGACGACTACGAACCCGAGCCGGTCGACGAGATCGAAGACGAGGACGACGAAGAGGAGGAAGCTCCTCCGGTGGCCCGCGCGCCGCGCAAGAAAGCGGCGCCGAAACCGGCCGCCAAAAAGGCGCGGTTCGACCTGCCCTCGGTTAACGTTCTATCTGCCCCGAAGGCCTCGGACCGGCAGCCGCTCAGCAAGTCCGAGCTCGAAGCCAATTCGCGCGCGCTGGAAGGCGTGCTGCAGGATTTCGGCGTCCGCGGCGAGATCATCAAGGCGAGCCCGGGCCCGGTGGTGACGCTTTACGAGCTGGAGCCGGCGCCGGGCATCAAGTCGTCGCGCGTGATCGGGCTCTCCGACGACATCGCCCGTTCGATGAGCGCGCTGTCGGCACGCGTCGCGGTAGTGCCGGGTCGCAATGCGATCGGCATCGAGCTGCCGAACGCGCATCGCGAGAAGGTTTATCTGCGCGAATTGCTGAGCGTCAAAGATTCCAACGAGACGGTGCACAAACTGCCGCTGTGCCTCGGCAAGAACATCGGCGGCGAATCGATCATCGTCGACCTTGCCCGCATGCCGCATCTGCTGATCGCCGGTACCACCGGCTCGGGTAAGTCGGTCGCGATCAACACCATGATCCTCAGTCTGGTGTACCGGCTGCGGCCGGATCAGTGCCGGCTGATCATGGTCGACCCGAAGATGCTCGAGCTGTCGGTCTACGACGGAATTCCGCATCTCTTGACGCCCGTCGTCACCGATCCGAAGAAAGCGGTCGTCGCCCTGAAATGGGCGGTGCGCGAGATGGAAGAGCGCTACAAGCGCATGGCCAAGCTCGGCGTCCGCAACATCGACGGCTACAATACAAGGCTCGGCGAGGCGAAGGCGCGCGGCGAGGAGCTGACCCGTACGGTGCACACCGGCTTCGACAAGGAGACCGGCAAGGCGATCTACGAGGAAGAAAAGCTCGACCTCGAGCCGCTGCCCTACATCGTCATCATCGTCGACGAAATGGCCGACCTGATGATGGTCGCCGGCAAGGACATCGAAGGCGCGGTGCAGCGCCTTGCCCAGATGGCGCGCGCCGCCGGCCTGCACGTCATCCTGGCCACCCAGCGTCCCTCGGTCGACGTCATCACCGGCACCATCAAGGCCAACTTCCCGACCCGCATCTCCTTCCAGGTGACGTCGAAGATCGACAGCCGGACCATCCTGGGAGAAATGGGCGCCGAGCAACTGCTCGGCCAGGGCGACATGCTGTACATGGCGGGCGGCGGCCGCATCAGCCGCGTCCACGGCCCGTTCGTATCGGACGAGGAAGTCGAGAAAGTCGTCAAGCATCTGAAGGCGCAGGGCGCGCCCGAATATCTCGAGGCGGTCACCGCCGAGGAGCCGGCCGAGGGCGAGGATGGC